Genomic segment of Lentisphaera araneosa HTCC2155:
AAAATATTACCCGCTTTTATACAGTAAGCAGAGCATAAAAGTCTATTTAGAAGTAAAAGTCAGTTCTGAATGATTTTTACTTTTGGGGGCACGCTTTCCAGAGCTTCTTTTGAGAATTGCCCTTTATGAATTACTAGTTCTTCTAATAAGTTAAGTTTATTCAATGGACTTAAGTATTGCACTGAGGTATGGCGAATGTTTAACTTAGTTAAACGTCTAGGGAGATTGCTAAGCTGGTTTACCGTTGTGTGGGATATATCAAGAGTATGAATTTTTGATAGATATTCAAAGCCTACTTCAGTTAAGGCTGAATGACTGGCATCGACCTCTAGCAGAGGCATGCCTATAAATGAAGAAACATCAGATAGCTTGGTATGAGATATATTGATTCGAGTCGCGGGGAAGTTTCTTAGGCACTTAGCCCAGACCATTTCCTTATTATTAGAGATATCAAGATAAGTCTGCTCAGGATTATAGTTAAAGTTTAATGCAGTCAATTTAGGGTTAAATATCTCGAGGAGTTTTTGAGTGTATTTTAATCGTAGTTTAAGTGGGCTATTTTTTTTGAAAAAAGAATAAGAAAAACCATCTAGAATAAAAGAATGATTTGAGTTGTACTTAGTATAAAGATTGCGGATTATCTCCAACTTAATATTATCAGTGAGTGATTCTTCCTGATTTAGGTGTGTATGGGCTATTTGGTAATACTTTTCAATAATACCATGACCCTTTAAACTACTGTCATTGAAACCCTGTTGCTGTAAAAAGCTCAATGCATTAGTGAACTGAAATTGACTGACTAAAAGTCCTGCTTTAATTTCGATCGCTTGCATATTTTTAGGGTTAAGGATTAAGGCCATATTTATATTACTCTCAGCTGAATCAATCTCAGATTGATTCCACGCTTTAATACTTTTATTAATAAATTGAGGTGCAGAAGTTTTACCCCTGCGCTCACTTTCTATTTTTTCTAAACGGAACTTATCTGCCAAGTCGTGAGCTCTGCGCTCTGATTCATGTGCAGTGATGCTGGCATGTTCTGCTTTGTTTTTAGCGATATTAATATTTTTAATAAAGAAGGAAGTTAATAAGATTAACAAAACTACAGAGCTTGCAAATATACTAGTTATTTTTTTATTTCTTTTGATAAGCAGCGTCAAGGCTTTTAAGAGAGTGGAGTCGTCGATACTAGTTAAGTAACCATCTTGATAAGCTTCTATGTCATTTTTAAGGGCATCTACACTAGAGTAGCGGTTCTTGGGATCTTTGTTCATAGCTTTTAAACAGATGGCTTCAAGTCTTGGAGGGACAATGGTTATTTCTGATGGTTTTTTAAACTGCCCATTTGCAGTGTTTTTAAGAAGAGTTTTAATTTCTCCTTTAAAAGGTATGTCTCCACAAAGAATGACAT
This window contains:
- a CDS encoding serine/threonine-protein kinase; amino-acid sequence: MRKAQKETQDAAQKALINADPRLRVFFEKENIPDTELIYDELECSSKYKDFTEIARGGMKTIYSVYDQHADRIIAMAKLHDTAPKKMFEPFLREARLTAKLDHPNIIKIHEIGLNEFSRPFFTMDLKNGENLGSQLKKKQSSLAELLVIFVKVCDAVAYAHSRGVIHLDLKPDNIQVGEFGEVIVCDWGLGKIIDDQSFSKDPISDSDILNNMTLHGKIKGTPGFMAPEQTGLTCFDNGTRTDIYSLGVTLYVILCGDIPFKGEIKTLLKNTANGQFKKPSEITIVPPRLEAICLKAMNKDPKNRYSSVDALKNDIEAYQDGYLTSIDDSTLLKALTLLIKRNKKITSIFASSVVLLILLTSFFIKNINIAKNKAEHASITAHESERRAHDLADKFRLEKIESERRGKTSAPQFINKSIKAWNQSEIDSAESNINMALILNPKNMQAIEIKAGLLVSQFQFTNALSFLQQQGFNDSSLKGHGIIEKYYQIAHTHLNQEESLTDNIKLEIIRNLYTKYNSNHSFILDGFSYSFFKKNSPLKLRLKYTQKLLEIFNPKLTALNFNYNPEQTYLDISNNKEMVWAKCLRNFPATRINISHTKLSDVSSFIGMPLLEVDASHSALTEVGFEYLSKIHTLDISHTTVNQLSNLPRRLTKLNIRHTSVQYLSPLNKLNLLEELVIHKGQFSKEALESVPPKVKIIQN